AGGAGGATAAGCGACCTCTACGTCGTCGTCAAGGCATCCCGGGTCGCCATCATAGCTACACTAATCTCAACAATACTTGTACCACTCATACTGAGAATCCTCTTCCACTCCTAACCACCGCTAACACTTATCCCTGCAAATCACATCAGTAAAGCCTAACAACGAAACCAGGCAACCTTCCCAGACCTCCCAACAGTGAATAGCCCCAAATAACAAAAAACTCTAGGCATGCAACGCTCTGCCCAGAGCAAGAACAAGGTGCACTATAGAGAGCAATAAAAGTTTCTATTCAATAATCGTATGGCTATTCGAAGAATTAAAACTTCGCATCATAGAAAAACTCAAAACATTTATTATTATGGCTTAGATATTTTCCCCTATGAAGGGCGTCGTTCTCCACGGGGGCCTAGGCACACGTCTCCGACCCCTAACGCACACAGGGCCCAAACAGCTTCTCCGTATTGCTGGAAAGCCTGTCTCACAGTGGGTCCTAGAAGACCTACGGGAAGCAGGAGTACGGGACGTCGCAATCATACTTGGAAACCTAGCTCCCGAGAGGGTCGTAGAGTACTATGGGGACGGCTCCTGGCTAGGCTTGAACCTCACCTACATCTACCAGGGATACCCCTACGGCCTTGCACACGCAGTATACCTTGCAAGGGACTTCGTGGGTGACGAGCCTTTCGTCGTCTACCTCGGGGACAACGTGATACTCGAGGGCATAACACACTTCGCCAAAAAGTTCGAGG
This Zestosphaera sp. DNA region includes the following protein-coding sequences:
- a CDS encoding sugar phosphate nucleotidyltransferase, with the protein product MKGVVLHGGLGTRLRPLTHTGPKQLLRIAGKPVSQWVLEDLREAGVRDVAIILGNLAPERVVEYYGDGSWLGLNLTYIYQGYPYGLAHAVYLARDFVGDEPFVVYLGDNVILEGITHFAKKFEETDAEAMVLLTEVENPQRFGVAKFQDGRLVGFIEKPKIPPSTLALVGIYFFRSPKVFGVIESLRPSWRGELEITDALQGLIDRGLKVEYGVIRGWWKDTG